A genomic window from Camelina sativa cultivar DH55 chromosome 2, Cs, whole genome shotgun sequence includes:
- the LOC104735235 gene encoding glycerophosphodiester phosphodiesterase GDPDL7-like: MLRFIILLSFFIHSCVGAPRAPAAAAAVPAKKWLTLNGLEPAVVARGGFSGLFPESSAPANDMAVSTSSPGLTMLCNLQMTKDGVGLCLSDIRLDNATTISTLFAKAQKTYKVNGQDLKGWFVIDYDAETIFSNVSLIQNIFSRPSIFDGQMPVSAVEDVLGTKPPKFWLSVQYDAFYMEHKLSAAEYLRSLQFRGINVISSPEIGFLKSIGMDAGRAKTKLIFEFKEPEAIEPTTNKKYSELQQNLAAIKAFASGVLVPKDYIWPVDTAKYLKPATTFVADAHKAGLEVYASGFANDMRTSFNYSFDPSAEYLQFVDNGQFSVDGIITDFPPTASQAISCFSHQKGNLPKIGNALVITHNGASGDYPGCTDLAYEKAVSDGADVIDCSVQMSKDGIAFCHDSADLTASTTAMTTFMSRATSVPEVQPTNGIFSFDLTWAEIQSVKPQIGNPFTSTGFVRNPANKNVGKFTTLTEFLEFSKAKKVPGVMINIENAAYLASKKGLGVVDAVKSALANSTLDKQSTQRVLIQSDDSSVLASFEAVPPYTRVLSIDKEIGDAPKPSIDEIKKHADAVNLKRTSLFTVSQSFVTGKTNVVEEMHKGNISVYVSVLRNEYISVAFDYFSDPTVELATFIAGSGVDGVITEFPATATRYLRSPCSDLNKDQPYAILPAEAGALLAVADKEAQPPAGAPNPPLDAKDVIDPPLPPVAKLEASNEAEGSKPHPPPSGTVAIAANLGLSLLAMLALGVLCVA, translated from the exons ATGCTGAGGTTTATCATCCTTTTGTCCTTTTTTATACACTCATGTGTTGGGGCTCCCAGGGCTCCTGCTGCTGCCGCGGCTGTTCCTGCCAAGAAATGGCTCACCCTTAACG GACTAGAGCCTGCGGTTGTCGCTAGAGGCGGATTCTCTGGTCTTTTCCCGGAGTCAAGCGCCCCTGCAAACGACATGGCTGTTAGCACCAGCTCGCCTGGCCTCACGATGTTATGCAACCTTCAGATGACTAAGGACGGTGTGGGTCTTTGCTTGTCAGATATCAGACTTGACAATGCAACCACCATCTCAACGCTCTTCGCCAAAGCCCAAAAGACTTACAAGGTCAACGGTCAGGACCTCAAGGGATGGTTTGTCATTGATTACGATGCCGAAACCATCTTCTCCAATGTCTCTC TCATCCAGAACATCTTCTCTCGTCCCAGCATCTTCGACGGCCAAATGCCGGTTTCCGCTGTGGAGGACGTCCTCGGAACCAAGCCTCCCAAGTTCTGGTTGAGCGTTCAG TACGATGCCTTCTACATGGAACACAAGTTAAGCGCAGCCGAGTACTTAAGAAGCTTGCAATTCCGCGGCATTAATGTCATCTCATCTCCGGAGATCGGTTTCTTGAAGAGCATAGGGATGGACGCAGGCAGAGCcaagacaaagctcatcttcgaGTTCAAAGAACCTGAGGCAATTGAGCCCACCACCAACAAGAAGTACAGCGAACTTCAACAGAACCTCGCAGCAATCAAGGCCTTTGCTTCAGGCGTTCTTGTACCCAAAGACTACATTTGGCCCGTTGACACGGCTAAGTACCTTAAACCCGCCACCACCTTTGTGGCTGATGCTCACAAAGCCGGTCTAGAGGTCTATGCTTCTGGTTTTGCCAATGACATGCGCACCAGCTTCAACTACAGCTTTGATCCCTCAGCTGAGTATCTCCAGTTTGTGGACAATGGCCAGTTCTCTGTTGATGGCATCATCACCGATTTCCCGCCAACAGCATCACAAGCCATTA GTTGCTTTTCTCACCAAAAGGGCAATCTCCCCAAAATAGGGAATGCGTTAGTTATAACTCACAATGGAGCAAGCGGGGACTATCCAGGCTGCACTGATCTGGCTTACGAGAAAGCAGTCAGTGATGGAGCAGACGTGATTGACTGTTCTGTTCAGATGTCCAAAGACGGAATTGCTTTCTGCCATGATTCTGCAGACCTCACAGCAAGTACCACCGCTATGACTACCTTCATGTCCCGAGCCACCAGTGTTCCTGAGGTCCAGCCTACCAACGGcattttctcttttgatctCACCTGGGCTGAGATTCAATCTGTGAAGC CACAAATTGGGAACCCCTTCACTTCCACGGGCTTCGTAAGAAACCCAGCAAACAAGAACGTTGGGAAGTTCACAACTCTTACTGAATTTCTTGAATTCAGCAAAGCAAAGAAAGTTCCCGGAGTTATGATCAACATAGAG AATGCTGCTTATTTAGCCTCAAAGAAAGGCTTAGGAGTTGTTGACGCAGTTAAGTCGGCTCTGGCCAATTCCACACTCGACAAGCAATCTACTCAGAGGGTTTTAATTCAGTCAGATGACAGCTCTGTCCTGGCTAGTTTTGAGGCTGTTCCTCCGTACACCAGAGTCTTGAGCATTGACAAGGAGATTGGAGATGCTCCCAAGCCATCCATCGATGAAATAAAGAAGCATGCAGATGCCGTGAATCTCAAGAGAACTTCCCTCTTCACCGTCTCCCAAAGCTTTGTCACAGGGAAAACTAATGTGGTGGAGGAAATGCACAAAGGGAATATCTCTGTTTACGTTTCGGTGCTGAGGAACGAGTACATCTCCGTAGCATTCGACTACTTCTCTGATCCTACGGTTGAGCTTGCAACATTCATTGCAGGGAGTGGCGTTGATGGAGTCATCACGGAGTTCCCTGCCACCGCTACTAGATACTTGA GGAGTCCATGCTCAGATTTGAACAAAGATCAGCCCTACGCCATCTTACCAGCAGAAGCTGGCGCTCTATTAGCCGTGGCAGACAAGGAAGCACAACCACCGGCTGGTGCCCCGAACCCGCCTCTTGATGCCAAAGACGTGATTGATCCGCCTCTGCCTCCAGTTGCAAAATTGGAAGCCTCTAATGAAGCTGAAGGATCTAAGCCACATCCCCCTCCTTCAGGCACTGTTGCTATCGCCGCTAATCTCGGCCTTTCCTTGCTGGCAATGCTGGCCTTGGGAGTCCTCTGTGTTGCGTAA
- the LOC104735253 gene encoding uncharacterized protein LOC104735253 produces MASSSFVRIAVVGDIHGFWNLDEDQKALRLLQPHLVLFTGDFGEEDVPLVQSVAALPFPKAVILGNHDAWNTQKFSSKPNGVQMQLDSLGDEHVGYQRLDFPSLKLSIVGGRPFSHGGNQLHRKKLLVKRYGVRDMDTSAGSICRAAHGTPEDHVAIILAHNGPTGLGSQAEDICGKDWGDEGGDHGDQDLEQAIRQLKDTTKLSIPLVVFGHMHKELESGKGNRKMVVQDSDNQIVYLNGAIVPRVKRAKENCQGDCLSGADESEKSGNTTRAFTLVEVSDGKIKKIAEVWVQVNGSIAKIVEEKTLFEDAT; encoded by the exons ATGGCGTCTTCTTCTTTCGTACGAATCGCTGTTGTCGGAGACATT CATGGCTTCTGGAATCTAGATGAAGATCAAAAGGCTCTTCGGCTACTGCAG CCTCACTTGGTTCTCTTCACAG GTGATTTTGGTGAGGAAGATGTCCCACTTGTGCAGAGCGTTGCTGCTCTTCCTTTCCCAAAAGCAGTTATTTTGGGTAATCACGATGCCTGGAACACCCAGAAGTTCTCAAG CAAACCAAACGGCGTTCAAATGCAACTCGATAG CCTTGGTGACGAGCATGTAGGATATCAACGCTTGGACTTCCCCTCATTGAAGCTCAGTATTGTTGGTGGTCGACCCTTTTCACATGGGGGGAATCAATTGCACCGGAAAAAGCTTCTTGTCAAGAG GTACGGAGTTCGTGATATGGATACTAGTGCTGGGAGTATATGCCGAGCTGCACATGGAACACCAGAAGATCATGTGGCGATAATTCTTGCTCATAATGGGCCAACAG GTCTTGGTTCTCAAGCAGAGGATATATGTGGAAAAGACTGGGGGGATGAAGGCGGTGACCATGGTGATCAAG ATCTAGAACAGGCAATACGCCAGCTGAAGGATACAACAAAGCTATCGATTCCTTTAGTCGTGTTTGGACACATGCATAAGGAGTTGGAATCAGGGAAAGGAAATCGGAAAATGGTTGTGCAAGATAGTGACAACCAGATTGTTTATTTGAACGGTGCAATAGTTCCAAGAGTTAAGAGGGCAAAGGAAAACTGTCAGGGAGATTGTTTGAGTGGAGCAGATGAGTCTGAGAAGAGTGGCAACACAACAAGAGCTTTCACATTGGTGGAGGTTTCTGatggaaaaatcaagaaaatagcAGAAGTATGGGTACAAGTAAACGGAAGTATTGCCAAGATTGTGGAGGAGAAGACTTTGTTCGAGGATGCAACCTGA
- the LOC104735262 gene encoding uncharacterized protein LOC104735262 has product MLLRQLKQFTLSAARRNGVFGTDVKQLTRFYGSPAVCESLTTTTSKVYKRLSKEDRRVLVESYVNEYRASNAGKFPTLSATLKAVGGSRYILRVILQELKLRPKADVPIVAKALSEVSVSPSVPDGSSSHFSPVVVEPELQAGGLDIEIGSEQRQDIIDSSLSGSDGESNVQGNNNITATDDKRETETSQRIEVEVSLKNSETEEEGNVMHLGNQESISDHLEGAAVSADDESNLQGNNNLVITATEDTKETETSQRMEVGVCLKNSETEEEGNLSHLGNQESKADHLEGAVTADVVPTESRQVSETGADEVKETGAHEVKETGAGEVKEERSSAWSNLLSFAKDFASIWRR; this is encoded by the exons ATGCTTCTGAGACAGCTAAAACAATTTACCT TGTCTGCTGCGCGCAGAAATGGTGTTTTCGGAACTGATGTTAAACAGCTTACAAGGTTCTATGGCTCTCCTGCTGTTTGCGAATCTCTGACAACAACAACCTCTAAGGTTTACAAAAGACTGTCTAAAGAGGATCGGCGAGTTTTGGTTGAGTCTTATGTCAACGA ATACAGAGCAAGTAATGCTGGTAAATTCCCTACACTAAGCGCTACTCTCAAGGCAGTGGGAGGCTCTCGTTACATTCTCAGGGTGATCTTACAAGAGCTGAAACTCAGACCAAAAGCAGATGTGCCAATTGTAGCTAAAGCTCTCTCAGAAGTCTCAGTCTCTCCTTCTGTGCCAGATGGTTCTTCCTCGCACTTCTCTCCTGTCGTTGTTGAACCTGAGTTACAA GCTGGCGGTCTGGACATTGAGATAGGAAGTGAGCAGAGGCAGGACATAATAGATTCTTCTCTCTCTGGTTCTGATGGTGAAAGTAATGTCCAGGGCAACAACAACATTACTGCAACAGATGACAAAAGAGAAACGGAGACAAGTCAGAGAATAGAAGTAGAGGTATCTTTAAAAAACTCGGAGACTGAGGAAGAGGGAAACGTGATGCATTTAGGTAATCAAGAGTCCATATCTGACCATCTTGAAGGAGCTGCTGTTTCAGCAGATGATGAAAGTAATCTCCAGGGCAACAACAACCTTGTCATTACTGCAACAGAGGACACAAAAGAAACGGAGACAAGTCAGAGAATGGAAGTAGGGGTATGTCTAAAAAACTCGGAGACTGAGGAAGAGGGAAACTTGTCTCACTTAGGTAATCAAGAGTCGAAAGCAGACCATCTTGAAGGAGCTGTTACAGCAGATGTTGTGCCTACTGAGTCCAG aCAAGTTTCAGAGACAGGAGCAGATGAGGTGAAAGAGACAGGCGCTCATGAAGTGAAAGAGACAGGAGCTGGTGAGGTGAAAGAAGAAAGGTCAAGTGCGTGGAGCAACCTATTGTCATTTGCGAAAGATTTTGCAAGCATCTGGAGAAGGTAG